One genomic region from Stutzerimonas decontaminans encodes:
- a CDS encoding CsbD family protein codes for MSSTEDKIKGNTNEAVGKIKQGVGEATDNERMKGEGQRQEVKGEAQQVKGDVKDTLKKGIDKA; via the coding sequence ATGAGCAGTACCGAAGACAAGATCAAGGGCAATACCAACGAAGCCGTCGGCAAGATCAAGCAAGGCGTGGGCGAAGCGACCGACAACGAGCGCATGAAAGGCGAAGGCCAGCGCCAGGAAGTGAAGGGTGAGGCCCAGCAGGTCAAGGGCGATGTGAAAGACACCCTGAAAAAAGGCATCGACAAGGCCTGA
- a CDS encoding EAL domain-containing response regulator produces the protein MQPGGSARADRPLRTEVLTGLEPFKGAGLAELPEAVRAQKVLIVEDSPFQRELLCALLRGFGLQDIQQVDDGAAALAILRDSHGELSLLLVDLEMPGMNGIELLQRLGEERIFSEVVVVSAREEALISTVESMLHAAGVPLLGSLRKPIEGRDLHRLLSQAGQRRDKQGGCERARSLPSEAALGSALQRGCIQPYYQPKVHLLSGRVTGYEVLARWLEPGGVVISPADFIPLATGSGQLCELTYCLVRQAMEHLSSLQDASISIALNVDISLLANRHFADDLIRLVAAARCHPSQVILEVTESALMDDPLVTLASVGRLRLAGFGLSIDDYGTGFSTLRQLSRLPFTELKIDRAFVREAHQNRRARAILYSAIQTGHKLGLPCVAEGVECKDDLFLVELLGCHSGQGYLFARPMPADQLADWHQRHKGNTSLNDWLVDSERYTE, from the coding sequence TTGCAACCTGGAGGATCTGCCCGAGCGGATCGCCCATTACGGACAGAAGTTTTGACAGGATTGGAACCATTTAAGGGGGCGGGCTTGGCCGAGCTCCCGGAAGCAGTTCGGGCGCAGAAGGTGCTCATCGTCGAGGACAGTCCATTCCAGCGCGAGCTGCTTTGCGCGCTGCTAAGGGGGTTTGGCCTTCAGGATATCCAGCAGGTCGATGATGGCGCGGCTGCATTGGCCATCCTTCGGGACAGTCACGGCGAACTGTCGCTGCTGCTCGTCGATCTGGAGATGCCGGGGATGAACGGCATTGAACTGCTGCAGCGATTGGGCGAGGAACGGATTTTCTCCGAAGTGGTAGTTGTCAGTGCCCGGGAAGAAGCGCTGATCTCCACGGTCGAAAGCATGCTGCATGCGGCGGGCGTTCCTTTGCTCGGCAGTCTGCGAAAGCCGATCGAGGGCCGTGACCTGCATCGACTGTTGTCTCAGGCGGGGCAGCGGCGAGACAAGCAGGGCGGCTGTGAGCGCGCTCGCTCGCTGCCCAGCGAGGCAGCGCTCGGGTCGGCGCTCCAGCGTGGCTGCATACAGCCTTACTACCAGCCGAAGGTGCACCTGCTAAGCGGAAGGGTCACCGGCTACGAAGTGCTGGCGCGTTGGCTAGAGCCGGGCGGCGTGGTTATCTCGCCAGCTGATTTCATTCCCCTGGCCACCGGCAGTGGCCAACTCTGCGAACTGACCTACTGCCTGGTACGACAGGCCATGGAACATTTGTCGAGCTTGCAGGACGCGTCCATCAGCATCGCCCTGAATGTGGACATCAGCCTGCTGGCCAATCGCCATTTTGCGGATGATCTTATTCGTCTGGTGGCTGCAGCGCGATGCCACCCGAGCCAGGTGATCCTCGAAGTCACCGAGAGCGCGCTGATGGACGATCCGCTGGTGACACTGGCGTCTGTCGGACGCCTGCGCCTGGCGGGTTTCGGCCTTTCGATAGACGACTATGGCACTGGCTTTTCGACCCTCCGCCAGCTTTCGCGCCTGCCCTTCACCGAGCTAAAGATCGACCGTGCTTTCGTTCGCGAGGCACATCAGAACCGGCGTGCTCGGGCGATTTTGTACTCGGCAATTCAGACAGGACACAAGCTCGGGTTGCCTTGCGTAGCCGAAGGGGTCGAGTGCAAGGACGACCTGTTTTTGGTTGAGTTGCTGGGTTGCCATTCGGGACAGGGCTACCTATTCGCGCGACCGATGCCAGCGGACCAGCTTGCAGACTGGCATCAGCGGCATAAGGGAAACACGTCCCTCAACGATTGGCTCGTAGATTCAGAGCGGTACACGGAATGA
- the fdxA gene encoding ferredoxin FdxA, which produces MTFVVTDNCIKCKYTDCVEVCPVDCFYEGPNFLVIHPDECIDCALCEPECPAQAIFSEDEVPEDQQEFIELNADLAEVWPNITEKKDALADAEEWDGVKDKLQYLER; this is translated from the coding sequence ATGACCTTCGTCGTCACCGACAACTGCATCAAGTGCAAATACACCGATTGCGTGGAAGTCTGCCCGGTGGACTGCTTCTACGAAGGCCCGAACTTTCTGGTGATTCACCCGGACGAGTGCATTGACTGCGCGCTGTGCGAGCCGGAGTGCCCGGCTCAGGCGATCTTCTCCGAAGACGAGGTACCGGAAGATCAGCAGGAGTTCATCGAGCTGAACGCGGATCTGGCGGAAGTCTGGCCGAACATCACCGAGAAGAAAGACGCGCTGGCCGATGCCGAAGAGTGGGATGGCGTGAAGGACAAGCTGCAGTACCTGGAACGCTGA
- a CDS encoding protein-glutamate methylesterase/protein-glutamine glutaminase, with product MIKVMIVDDSAVVRSMLREQLEAEPDIEVIGVAPDPLFAFQKLRTLRPDVLVVDVEMPRMDGLTFLRQLMQDDPIPTIVFSSLAEQGSAVALDAMDAGAVAILCKPGGGVGQFIQEQRAQLVQTVRQAASSRMRRVGCAGKLATSGVPPLAAVALSRTTDAIVAIGTSTGGTRALEYLLKRMPKDCTGMVIVQHMPANFTRQFAQRLDAACDIEVREAQDGDRVLPGRALIAPGGLHLSVRRNGAQYQVMVQDGPPVSRHKPSVDVLFRSLANAAGRNALGVIMTGMGDDGARGLKAMRDAGAATLAQDEESCVVFGMPKEAIRLGGVEQICNLEDLPERIAHYGQKF from the coding sequence ATGATCAAGGTCATGATCGTCGATGATTCGGCAGTGGTGCGCTCGATGCTGCGCGAGCAGCTGGAGGCAGAGCCCGACATCGAGGTGATCGGTGTTGCGCCTGATCCATTGTTCGCATTTCAGAAGCTGCGTACCCTGCGCCCCGACGTGCTGGTGGTCGATGTCGAAATGCCGCGGATGGATGGGCTGACCTTTCTGCGCCAGCTGATGCAGGACGACCCCATCCCAACCATCGTGTTCTCATCTCTGGCCGAACAGGGCTCGGCCGTTGCGCTGGATGCCATGGACGCTGGTGCGGTGGCGATCCTGTGCAAGCCGGGAGGGGGCGTAGGCCAGTTCATTCAGGAGCAGCGTGCGCAGCTGGTACAGACGGTGCGTCAGGCTGCCTCCAGCCGTATGCGCAGGGTCGGGTGTGCCGGTAAGTTGGCGACGAGCGGCGTTCCTCCTCTGGCAGCTGTTGCGCTCAGCCGTACTACCGATGCGATTGTTGCGATCGGTACCTCCACCGGTGGAACGCGAGCGCTGGAATACCTGCTGAAGCGGATGCCGAAGGACTGTACGGGCATGGTCATCGTGCAGCACATGCCGGCGAATTTCACGCGGCAGTTCGCGCAGCGGCTCGACGCGGCCTGTGATATCGAAGTTCGCGAGGCGCAGGACGGCGACCGCGTCCTGCCGGGGCGAGCGTTGATAGCCCCGGGCGGCCTGCACCTGAGCGTCAGGCGTAACGGCGCGCAATATCAGGTGATGGTGCAGGATGGGCCTCCTGTCTCGCGCCACAAGCCCTCGGTGGATGTGCTGTTCCGCTCGCTGGCCAACGCTGCGGGGCGCAATGCGCTCGGTGTCATAATGACCGGCATGGGTGACGATGGCGCCCGTGGGCTGAAGGCGATGCGAGATGCCGGGGCCGCGACGCTGGCTCAGGATGAAGAGAGCTGCGTGGTGTTCGGCATGCCTAAGGAAGCGATTCGCCTGGGTGGCGTAGAGCAGATTTGCAACCTGGAGGATCTGCCCGAGCGGATCGCCCATTACGGACAGAAGTTTTGA
- a CDS encoding DUF2334 domain-containing protein encodes MADAALTLVLHDVAAETWPDYRPFVEAVDAIGGVPITWLVVPDFHQRNPLEQQPDFCRLLDQRVQRGDELVLHGCFHADLEPAPRTPKDWFMRRVYTHEGEFYGLDEQAAGERLGRGLELFRRQQWPLHGFVAPAWLMSKGTQRVLAGSGLTYTSDPGHLYLLPDFSPIVAPGLVWSARSPWRRGVSWLVSERQLRQSRQAPLLRLGVHPVDMRHEFSRRYWLDVLERLLQEGRRPLTKIDWLRQYRSSSAVA; translated from the coding sequence ATGGCTGACGCTGCTCTGACGCTGGTGCTGCACGATGTAGCCGCGGAAACCTGGCCCGACTACCGACCCTTCGTCGAGGCGGTGGATGCCATCGGCGGCGTACCCATTACCTGGCTGGTGGTTCCGGATTTTCATCAGCGCAATCCGCTGGAACAGCAGCCGGATTTCTGCCGCCTGCTGGACCAGCGGGTGCAGCGTGGCGACGAGCTGGTGCTGCACGGCTGCTTCCACGCCGATCTCGAGCCCGCGCCAAGGACGCCGAAGGATTGGTTCATGCGACGGGTTTACACTCATGAAGGCGAGTTCTATGGCCTCGATGAACAGGCTGCTGGCGAGCGCCTGGGGCGTGGCCTGGAGCTGTTCCGGCGGCAGCAATGGCCGCTGCATGGTTTCGTCGCGCCGGCCTGGTTGATGAGCAAGGGAACACAGCGCGTATTGGCCGGCAGCGGACTGACCTATACCAGCGATCCCGGCCATCTCTACCTGCTGCCGGACTTCTCGCCGATCGTCGCCCCAGGGCTGGTCTGGAGCGCACGCAGTCCTTGGCGGCGCGGTGTGTCCTGGCTGGTTAGCGAGCGGCAGCTGCGCCAGAGCCGACAGGCGCCATTGCTGCGCTTGGGGGTGCATCCAGTGGACATGCGTCATGAGTTTTCCCGGCGCTACTGGCTCGATGTGCTCGAGCGCCTGCTTCAGGAAGGCAGGCGGCCGCTGACCAAGATCGACTGGCTGCGACAGTACCGGTCATCGAGCGCTGTGGCATGA
- a CDS encoding YihY/virulence factor BrkB family protein: protein MAMLDTRGIGAFTLLKRTFKEFSSDDMSTYASALAYRGLFAMFPFLVFLIALLGFLDLQNFFDWLRMQASLALPPIAMEQINPVIEQLQEQQAGLLSFGILVALWTASIGFRSLMNAMNRAYDVEEGRPSWKLIMLSLAYTVGIAVLLLLTAGLMIIGPQAIEWLAGQVGMRDMVVVLWTWARWPVVVLTLMLVVALLYYVTPDVEQDFRFITPGSVLAVLVWILASIAFGVYVQNFADYNATYGSIGAIIVLLLYLYISAAVLLFGAELNAVIEHASVEGKDEGDKQLDS from the coding sequence ATGGCCATGCTGGACACCCGCGGTATCGGGGCCTTTACCTTGCTCAAGCGTACCTTCAAGGAATTCAGCAGCGACGACATGTCCACCTATGCGTCGGCGCTGGCTTATCGCGGGCTGTTTGCGATGTTTCCGTTTCTCGTGTTTCTCATCGCGTTGCTGGGCTTTCTCGACCTGCAGAATTTCTTCGACTGGTTGCGCATGCAGGCGTCGCTTGCTCTGCCTCCGATAGCGATGGAGCAGATCAATCCGGTCATCGAGCAGCTGCAGGAGCAGCAGGCTGGCCTGTTGTCCTTCGGTATTCTCGTGGCGCTGTGGACCGCGTCCATCGGTTTCCGCTCGCTGATGAATGCGATGAACCGGGCCTACGACGTGGAGGAGGGGCGCCCGAGCTGGAAGCTGATCATGCTCTCGCTGGCCTACACCGTTGGCATAGCGGTGCTGCTGCTGCTCACGGCAGGGTTGATGATCATCGGGCCGCAAGCCATCGAGTGGCTGGCCGGGCAGGTGGGCATGCGCGATATGGTGGTGGTGCTGTGGACCTGGGCACGCTGGCCGGTGGTCGTGCTGACGCTGATGCTGGTGGTGGCACTGCTGTACTACGTAACACCCGACGTGGAGCAGGATTTCCGCTTTATCACACCAGGCTCGGTGCTGGCGGTGCTGGTGTGGATACTCGCCTCGATTGCCTTTGGCGTCTATGTGCAGAACTTCGCCGATTACAACGCTACTTACGGGAGCATTGGCGCGATCATCGTGTTGCTGCTGTATCTATACATCTCCGCAGCGGTGCTGTTGTTCGGCGCCGAACTCAACGCGGTGATAGAGCACGCTTCGGTCGAGGGCAAGGACGAGGGCGACAAGCAGCTGGACAGCTGA
- a CDS encoding lysylphosphatidylglycerol synthase transmembrane domain-containing protein, producing the protein MNRRWWILGGALLGAAMVPLLLGGSGLFERLRSFPGGLLVAMLGMVVLGWNLNALRLRLLLGRRHLGQRRAFGIVVATEFAICATPGGAGGPLTLMALLMRQGVAPAKGTATYAVEQLTDLLFFACAMVGVLIYALTHALSTHIAGLLGFSVALLIGVIALLALLGRFHRQVFLLNGWLVTRLGMKQSRKRRWARKVLSFRNALIDCFRLPRRILLAVFGLTTLHWLLRFSVLYLTLQGLGSELAWAWTFLVQLLALTAGQLSLLPGGAGSAELASAALLTPMVGKSTTAAAILIWRFVTYYFYLIAGAPVFLHLAGRPLLRRLMPSRQT; encoded by the coding sequence ATGAATCGTCGCTGGTGGATCTTGGGCGGCGCGTTGCTCGGCGCGGCCATGGTGCCGCTGTTGCTCGGCGGTAGCGGTCTTTTCGAGCGGCTGCGCAGTTTTCCAGGCGGCCTGCTTGTGGCGATGCTCGGCATGGTGGTGCTGGGCTGGAATCTCAATGCGCTGCGCTTGCGCTTGCTGCTGGGGCGCAGACATTTGGGCCAGCGCCGAGCATTCGGCATCGTCGTAGCGACCGAGTTTGCCATCTGCGCTACACCCGGCGGCGCCGGCGGGCCGCTAACACTTATGGCGCTGCTGATGCGCCAGGGCGTGGCGCCAGCGAAGGGCACGGCAACCTATGCCGTCGAGCAGTTGACTGATCTACTGTTCTTCGCCTGCGCAATGGTCGGCGTGCTGATCTACGCGCTGACCCATGCATTGAGCACCCACATCGCCGGTTTGCTGGGCTTCAGCGTGGCGTTGCTGATCGGTGTAATAGCGCTGCTGGCGTTGCTCGGACGCTTCCACCGTCAGGTATTTCTGCTCAATGGCTGGCTGGTGACCCGGCTGGGCATGAAGCAGTCGCGCAAACGGCGCTGGGCGCGCAAGGTGCTGAGTTTTCGCAATGCACTGATCGACTGCTTCCGCTTACCGCGCCGTATATTGCTCGCCGTGTTCGGGCTCACCACGCTGCACTGGCTGCTGCGCTTCAGCGTGCTCTACCTGACGCTGCAGGGGCTGGGTAGCGAGCTGGCCTGGGCCTGGACCTTCCTCGTACAGTTGCTTGCATTGACTGCCGGCCAGCTCAGCCTGTTGCCGGGTGGCGCGGGCAGTGCCGAGCTGGCGTCGGCTGCGCTGCTGACGCCGATGGTCGGCAAGTCGACTACTGCGGCGGCGATACTGATCTGGCGCTTCGTGACCTATTACTTCTACCTCATTGCTGGCGCGCCAGTGTTTCTGCATCTGGCTGGCCGGCCCCTGCTGCGCCGGCTGATGCCCTCACGCCAGACATGA
- a CDS encoding CheR family methyltransferase, whose product MKSLSPASFKQIQQWLYQTAGILLTTQKSSMVVSRLWRRVDELGLADFDAYLALVFSPEGKAERAEMLDRLTTNETYFFREPAHFARLKNQIIPSCDERPMKVWCAASSTGEEPYSLAMVLADQLGEGGWQLVASDICGRALQQARSGLYRLDRVELLPVDYLKRYCRRGTGAYQGMMMIDSALRARVRFEQHNLLCAWPEAGAFDVIFLRNVLIYFDQPTRQRVMDNLCAALRPGGWLIIGHCESLTGIRLPLQQLAPSIYRAPESTAARRVSA is encoded by the coding sequence ATGAAGTCGCTCAGTCCTGCCAGCTTTAAGCAGATCCAGCAATGGTTGTACCAGACCGCTGGCATCCTCCTGACAACGCAAAAAAGCTCAATGGTGGTCAGTCGGCTATGGCGCCGAGTCGATGAGCTGGGGCTAGCAGACTTCGATGCTTATCTCGCCCTCGTTTTCAGTCCGGAAGGAAAGGCGGAGCGAGCGGAGATGCTCGACCGCCTGACAACCAACGAAACCTACTTCTTTCGAGAGCCGGCGCATTTCGCCCGGCTCAAGAACCAGATCATCCCCAGTTGCGATGAACGGCCGATGAAGGTCTGGTGTGCGGCGTCATCAACCGGAGAAGAGCCTTACAGCCTGGCGATGGTGCTGGCCGACCAACTGGGCGAGGGCGGCTGGCAACTGGTGGCCAGCGATATCTGTGGCCGGGCTCTTCAGCAGGCACGTAGCGGCCTGTATCGGCTGGACCGCGTCGAGCTGTTGCCCGTGGATTACCTCAAGCGCTATTGCCGGCGCGGCACGGGTGCTTATCAAGGAATGATGATGATCGATTCGGCGCTGCGTGCCCGAGTGCGTTTCGAGCAGCACAATTTGCTCTGCGCCTGGCCGGAGGCCGGGGCCTTCGATGTGATTTTCCTGCGTAACGTACTGATCTATTTCGACCAGCCGACGCGTCAGCGAGTGATGGACAACCTGTGTGCGGCTCTGCGTCCAGGCGGATGGCTCATCATCGGCCATTGCGAATCGCTGACCGGTATCCGTTTACCGCTGCAGCAGCTGGCACCATCGATTTACCGTGCTCCGGAATCGACGGCAGCGCGGAGAGTGTCGGCATGA
- a CDS encoding glycosyltransferase family 4 protein, producing MHIADMTMFYAPASGGVRTYLEAKHRRLQLYSGVRHSILVPGGDYSHNDGLYEVPAPILPFGKGYRFPIRRAPWCNLLRSLRPDLIEVGDPYMTAWAALDAGRRLNVPVIGFYHSDLPLLVSNRIGSWLGTNLNGYVSKLYGSFDRVLAPSEVMADKLTHLGVKSVFVQPLGVDLETFRPERRDPDLRRELGLADDTRLMIFAGRGSREKNLHILLETARQLGKPYHLLLVGSSMPQRVPENVTVIDRFCCASEVARYMASSDVLLHAGNQETFGLVALEAMASGIPVIAARAGALPELVPFYSGRLCRPLDPRAMAHTVRELFEDDPRLLGQQARQHVEAHHAWDAVVAGLLAHYHAVLGTADLPVAVHG from the coding sequence TTGCATATCGCGGATATGACCATGTTCTATGCGCCCGCCAGTGGTGGCGTGCGCACCTACCTCGAGGCGAAGCATCGCAGGCTGCAGTTGTACTCCGGAGTGCGGCACAGCATCTTGGTGCCGGGCGGCGACTACAGTCACAACGACGGCCTTTATGAAGTGCCGGCGCCGATTCTGCCCTTCGGCAAGGGCTATCGCTTTCCGATCCGCCGTGCGCCTTGGTGCAACCTGCTGCGTTCGCTGCGCCCCGATCTGATTGAAGTCGGCGATCCCTACATGACGGCATGGGCGGCATTGGATGCGGGGCGCCGGCTGAATGTCCCGGTCATCGGTTTCTATCACTCCGATCTGCCGCTGCTGGTCAGCAATCGTATCGGCAGCTGGCTGGGTACCAATCTAAATGGCTACGTCTCGAAGCTGTACGGCAGCTTCGACCGGGTATTGGCGCCGAGCGAGGTGATGGCCGACAAACTGACCCATCTTGGGGTGAAAAGCGTGTTCGTGCAGCCCTTGGGCGTGGACCTGGAAACCTTCCGCCCCGAGCGGCGTGATCCCGATCTGCGCCGCGAACTGGGGTTGGCGGATGACACCCGGCTGATGATCTTCGCCGGGCGTGGCTCGCGGGAAAAGAACCTGCATATTCTGCTGGAAACCGCGCGCCAGCTCGGTAAGCCGTACCACTTGTTGTTGGTGGGCTCGAGCATGCCGCAGCGGGTACCGGAGAATGTCACGGTGATCGACCGCTTCTGTTGCGCCAGCGAAGTGGCGCGCTACATGGCCAGTAGTGATGTGCTGCTGCATGCCGGCAATCAGGAGACCTTCGGCTTGGTGGCTCTCGAAGCCATGGCCAGTGGTATCCCGGTGATCGCCGCGCGCGCCGGTGCATTGCCAGAGCTGGTGCCGTTCTACAGCGGTCGTCTGTGCCGGCCGCTGGACCCGAGGGCCATGGCGCATACCGTGCGCGAGCTGTTCGAAGACGACCCCCGGCTGCTCGGCCAACAGGCCCGCCAGCATGTCGAGGCGCACCACGCCTGGGATGCCGTCGTGGCCGGCTTGCTTGCTCACTACCACGCAGTGCTCGGCACCGCGGACCTGCCGGTAGCCGTACATGGCTGA
- a CDS encoding response regulator produces MTRFSRLLTPIGACLLLVLLTIAGLQTVRSKVAANNAAQFDARMKVIKDLLQYWQHRHLIAVRGLAELHDVQAWVVRRLENPGASVDHYLAEHLRPLYLGQGYAGHVLFDGDLRVISDSNLTHRRSFALPELASDTLLRSQREGGAISRPFPAPVALLNPDQVFPAGTLMQMACGRIGIERSAAARPPVLCLRLALDNELGPLLTRLEGPQTRVFAVDGEGTRLTSASRPSDAWRLSPGLSFGPGHDSASYSEGYRDRNGVLVAGAALWLDELDLGLVVEHDLLPLYEAYRLGRNLILTLCALAVVLVVYLTLRTWRDRQHLAERESLYRQVLDHLPLMVRIRDPEGCVKLENEAVRGSDVESWGRLDLRGSGRSSELPPLSQLVWEAQRETLLSGTLQERQFISRGTDQHQVDFRAYRLIAFPILDNKGGLRALGSLAIEETEQARDRLALSELAADLERQVYERTAELVAAKDQAEAGAQAKANFLANMSHEIRSPLNAVVGLAHLARRSNRDAKVDGYLDKILKSAEHLQEVVGDILDFSKIEAGEMQIEQVAFSLQRLVESVVDIVWERASSKQLRLIVDIDPRLPGQFYGDPLRIAQVLINLMDNAIKFTERGSISLRVRLNELHGRCCDLCFEVQDSGIGIPAERLDEMFKPFQQMDDSIARRYGGTGLGLAICAELATLLGGNLIARSQPNIGSLFAFVVKLELAPGAYDGAEPDHATDSFSLRGRRVLLVDDDPLNREVACEQLMSFGLEVSTAINGADALQQVASDPGLELVLLDVQMPVMDGLEVVRRLRWNNPDIPVIALTASNLAGDRQRCLQSGMSDYLAKPIHPRHLEALLERWLCRSTQPLPEIRAEQEKELLPTIEGLDQRSALERLLNNHDLYRSLLKRFVDDHSDFAERLHISLMQGRIEEANDSLHRFKSLAATLGAVRLQKLSIDLEVHLLNGDRWTGAYERFVTEFQRLLREVASALALSGN; encoded by the coding sequence ATGACCAGGTTCTCCCGTCTCCTTACCCCAATAGGTGCCTGCCTGCTATTGGTGCTTCTTACCATTGCAGGGCTACAAACGGTGCGCAGCAAGGTGGCGGCCAATAATGCCGCCCAGTTCGATGCGCGGATGAAGGTGATAAAGGACCTATTGCAGTACTGGCAGCACCGTCATCTGATAGCCGTCCGCGGGCTGGCAGAGCTGCACGATGTGCAGGCCTGGGTGGTTCGGCGATTGGAGAACCCCGGGGCTAGTGTTGACCACTATCTGGCCGAGCATCTGCGTCCCCTGTATCTGGGGCAGGGATACGCGGGGCACGTACTGTTCGATGGCGACCTGCGGGTGATAAGTGACAGCAACCTGACCCATCGGCGCAGCTTTGCGCTTCCGGAGCTGGCCAGCGACACGTTGCTGCGTAGCCAACGGGAAGGTGGGGCCATTTCCCGCCCGTTTCCGGCCCCGGTGGCCTTGCTAAATCCCGATCAGGTTTTTCCGGCAGGAACGCTCATGCAGATGGCGTGTGGACGCATCGGAATCGAGCGCAGCGCCGCGGCTCGTCCACCGGTTCTATGTCTGCGTCTGGCTCTAGACAACGAGCTGGGACCGTTGCTGACGCGGTTGGAGGGTCCACAGACCCGGGTGTTTGCGGTCGACGGCGAGGGGACGCGGCTTACGTCGGCTTCGCGCCCGAGTGACGCCTGGCGCCTATCGCCCGGCTTATCGTTCGGACCGGGGCATGACTCGGCCAGCTATTCCGAGGGCTACCGTGACCGTAATGGCGTGCTGGTTGCGGGCGCAGCCCTGTGGCTGGATGAGCTCGACCTGGGTTTGGTTGTCGAGCATGACCTGCTTCCGCTGTATGAGGCCTATCGGCTTGGGCGCAATCTGATCCTGACCTTGTGCGCGCTGGCCGTTGTCCTGGTGGTTTATCTAACTCTGAGGACCTGGCGTGATCGACAGCACCTCGCCGAGCGGGAATCGCTTTATCGGCAGGTGCTTGACCACTTGCCGCTGATGGTACGCATACGTGATCCGGAAGGGTGTGTGAAACTCGAGAACGAGGCTGTACGCGGTTCTGATGTCGAGAGCTGGGGGCGCCTCGACCTGCGCGGTTCCGGCCGGAGCAGCGAACTTCCCCCATTAAGCCAACTGGTATGGGAAGCGCAGCGCGAAACCTTGCTCTCGGGCACGTTGCAGGAACGCCAGTTCATATCGAGGGGAACGGACCAACATCAGGTTGATTTTCGCGCCTATCGTCTGATCGCTTTTCCCATACTCGACAACAAGGGTGGGCTTCGGGCGTTGGGCAGTCTCGCCATAGAGGAAACCGAGCAGGCCCGCGATCGACTCGCCTTAAGCGAGCTGGCGGCCGATCTGGAAAGACAGGTGTATGAGCGAACCGCGGAACTGGTGGCGGCCAAGGATCAGGCGGAAGCGGGCGCCCAGGCCAAGGCCAATTTCCTAGCCAACATGAGCCACGAGATTCGTTCGCCGCTCAACGCCGTGGTAGGTCTGGCGCACTTGGCTCGCCGAAGCAACCGCGATGCAAAGGTAGATGGCTATCTAGATAAGATTCTCAAGTCAGCGGAGCACCTGCAGGAGGTGGTCGGTGACATTCTCGACTTCAGCAAGATCGAAGCAGGCGAGATGCAGATCGAGCAGGTGGCTTTCTCACTACAGCGGTTGGTTGAGAGCGTCGTCGATATCGTATGGGAGCGGGCCAGTAGCAAGCAGCTTCGGCTTATTGTGGACATAGATCCGCGGCTGCCGGGGCAGTTCTATGGGGATCCGCTACGGATCGCTCAAGTTTTGATCAACTTGATGGATAACGCGATTAAGTTCACCGAGCGTGGCAGCATTTCATTGAGGGTTCGGCTGAATGAGCTCCATGGTAGGTGCTGCGATCTCTGTTTCGAAGTTCAGGATAGTGGCATCGGCATCCCCGCCGAAAGGCTGGATGAGATGTTTAAGCCATTCCAGCAAATGGATGACTCGATCGCTCGGCGCTACGGTGGTACTGGGTTGGGATTGGCTATTTGTGCGGAGCTGGCAACCCTCCTTGGCGGCAATCTCATCGCGCGCAGCCAGCCGAATATAGGAAGCTTGTTTGCGTTCGTTGTTAAGTTGGAACTTGCGCCAGGCGCCTACGATGGAGCCGAACCTGATCACGCGACCGATAGTTTTTCTCTGCGCGGCCGTCGCGTGTTACTGGTCGACGACGATCCTCTTAATCGTGAGGTAGCTTGCGAGCAGCTCATGTCGTTTGGGCTGGAAGTGAGTACTGCGATAAACGGGGCCGACGCATTGCAGCAGGTTGCAAGCGATCCCGGCTTAGAGCTGGTGTTGCTCGATGTCCAGATGCCTGTCATGGACGGCTTGGAGGTTGTCCGCAGGCTCCGTTGGAATAATCCTGACATTCCAGTGATTGCGCTTACGGCCAGCAACCTGGCGGGAGACCGCCAGCGATGCCTGCAATCGGGGATGAGTGACTATCTGGCGAAGCCGATCCACCCCAGGCACTTGGAAGCCTTGCTGGAGCGTTGGTTGTGCCGATCGACGCAGCCTTTGCCAGAGATCCGAGCGGAACAGGAAAAGGAGCTACTGCCGACCATTGAGGGGCTTGATCAGCGTTCTGCTCTAGAACGTTTACTAAATAACCATGACCTGTATCGATCTTTGCTGAAGCGTTTTGTTGATGATCACTCCGACTTTGCGGAAAGGCTTCATATCAGCCTCATGCAAGGACGAATAGAGGAAGCAAATGATTCGCTGCATCGGTTCAAATCATTGGCCGCAACGCTAGGCGCCGTGCGCCTGCAAAAGCTGAGCATTGACTTGGAGGTGCACCTTCTCAACGGCGATCGCTGGACCGGCGCTTATGAGCGCTTCGTTACTGAGTTCCAGCGTTTGCTTCGAGAAGTTGCATCCGCGCTGGCTTTATCGGGCAACTGA